A section of the Leptospira kobayashii genome encodes:
- a CDS encoding DUF2147 domain-containing protein, with protein sequence MNYKHALCIGLVSIGITASISAQEADAALGKYIPPEKDAVIEIFKCGDKYCGKTICIKDNAYPEKDKDKGVPGTPYLDHNNEDPKLRTRPNLGMQFITGFNYEGEGLYKNGKIYNPRDGKTYCGKFTVLEGGQKLDLKGTLCSITWIGKTNTWTRLSGVNLDDPRWDCVDKKKK encoded by the coding sequence ATGAATTACAAACACGCCCTATGTATTGGTTTAGTATCCATCGGAATCACCGCTTCTATTTCTGCACAAGAAGCTGATGCGGCACTTGGCAAATATATTCCACCGGAAAAAGATGCGGTAATCGAAATTTTCAAATGCGGTGACAAGTATTGCGGAAAGACAATCTGTATCAAAGACAATGCTTATCCGGAAAAAGACAAAGACAAAGGTGTTCCGGGAACTCCTTATCTGGATCATAACAACGAAGATCCGAAACTTCGCACACGTCCTAACTTAGGTATGCAATTCATCACCGGATTCAATTACGAAGGAGAAGGACTTTACAAGAACGGAAAAATTTACAACCCACGTGACGGTAAAACCTACTGCGGTAAATTCACTGTGTTGGAAGGCGGCCAAAAGTTGGATCTGAAAGGTACACTTTGTTCCATTACTTGGATCGGAAAAACAAATACTTGGACCAGACTTTCGGGAGTGAACTTAGACGACCCTAGATGGGACTGCGTAGACAAAAAGAAAAAATAA
- the dcd gene encoding dCTP deaminase: MILTGREILKKLGTDIKIEPYNPDLLNPNSYNLCLDKDLLVYSSFPLDMKKPNPVEKLTIPEEGLLLEPGKLYLGRTIEYTETHNLVPMLEGRSSIGRLGMFVHITAGFGDVGFKGFWTLEIQVIHPLRVYSGVQICQIFYHTVAGEIEEYKSGKYQGNQGIQPSLLYKDFEKK; the protein is encoded by the coding sequence GTGATTTTAACCGGACGTGAAATATTAAAAAAACTGGGAACCGATATAAAAATCGAACCGTACAATCCCGATTTACTGAACCCGAATTCATATAATCTTTGTTTGGACAAAGACTTGTTGGTTTATTCTTCATTTCCTTTGGATATGAAAAAACCTAACCCTGTGGAAAAACTAACCATTCCCGAAGAAGGCTTACTTTTGGAGCCGGGCAAATTATACTTAGGTAGAACGATCGAATATACGGAAACCCATAATCTCGTTCCCATGTTGGAAGGAAGATCTTCCATCGGAAGGTTGGGGATGTTCGTTCATATCACCGCGGGATTCGGTGATGTAGGATTCAAAGGATTTTGGACTTTGGAGATTCAAGTGATCCACCCTTTACGGGTGTACTCAGGAGTTCAGATTTGCCAGATCTTTTATCATACGGTCGCCGGTGAGATTGAAGAATATAAGTCGGGAAAATACCAAGGCAACCAAGGGATTCAACCTTCCTTATTGTATAAGGATTTTGAGAAGAAGTAA
- a CDS encoding enoyl-CoA hydratase-related protein, with amino-acid sequence MSLSTLTITTDGIAILQLNRPESKNALSVALLDSIWSHTREIKASSARVVLVKGSGDSFSAGADLKERITMSPEAVKQFLNDIRDCFLELENLPQPTIACINGFAFGGGLELALSCDIRYAGESAVVGLTETKLGIIPGAGGTQRLTKLLGKSTALEWITRAKKISASEGLRKGLYQEIFPDSELEKSCLEIALDIAESAPVAVRAAKKAVKGALVYEGKSALDWERLCYAETLPTKDRLEALLAFKEKRKPKFIGE; translated from the coding sequence ATGAGCCTTTCAACACTTACCATCACAACCGACGGGATAGCCATTTTACAATTAAATCGCCCGGAATCTAAGAATGCGCTTTCCGTAGCACTTCTGGATTCGATTTGGAGCCATACGAGAGAGATCAAGGCCAGTTCCGCAAGGGTAGTCCTGGTCAAAGGCTCGGGAGATTCTTTTTCAGCAGGAGCTGATTTAAAAGAAAGGATCACTATGTCACCTGAGGCAGTGAAACAATTTCTAAACGATATCCGGGATTGTTTTTTGGAACTGGAAAATTTGCCTCAACCTACGATCGCATGCATCAATGGATTTGCTTTTGGGGGCGGTTTGGAACTTGCCCTTTCCTGTGACATTCGTTATGCGGGAGAGTCCGCTGTCGTAGGTCTTACCGAAACCAAATTGGGAATCATCCCCGGTGCAGGTGGAACTCAGAGGTTGACCAAATTATTGGGTAAGTCCACCGCATTGGAATGGATCACAAGGGCAAAAAAAATCAGCGCTTCCGAGGGATTGAGAAAAGGTTTGTACCAAGAAATTTTTCCCGATTCCGAATTGGAAAAATCCTGTTTGGAGATTGCATTAGACATTGCAGAGTCGGCGCCCGTGGCAGTGAGAGCCGCTAAAAAAGCTGTGAAAGGGGCGCTTGTTTATGAAGGCAAGTCAGCTTTGGATTGGGAAAGACTCTGTTATGCGGAAACTTTACCGACCAAGGACAGATTGGAAGCATTGCTTGCATTTAAAGAAAAAAGAAAACCGAAATTTATTGGAGAATGA
- a CDS encoding LIC10067 family putative lipoprotein translates to MKKLYFSVFQVIAFASLFQCQTKSNVDPLLAALASPPSIFTVTPQIGTPTQNNLNAVYPATDVVIKGENFGLDAVVRFNEIQATIKANLGTELHTTVPDGAYSGVITVSKSGGSCLPGLKTGTNCIGTDFFVDCYAVTNKQYGDEIEIKQGQSQNITFDGIQTKAFRSNVITGSASITIGCDSIVTLRVFSRSCQATDYILQKDPTVAIPGGISTQFYLTAGSATCGISI, encoded by the coding sequence ATGAAGAAACTTTACTTTTCCGTTTTTCAGGTAATTGCTTTTGCTTCGCTTTTCCAATGCCAGACAAAATCCAATGTGGATCCTTTGCTGGCCGCTCTTGCGAGCCCACCTTCCATTTTTACAGTTACCCCGCAAATAGGCACCCCTACCCAAAATAACCTAAATGCAGTCTATCCTGCCACAGACGTGGTGATCAAAGGGGAAAATTTTGGCCTGGATGCTGTCGTCAGATTCAATGAAATACAGGCAACAATCAAAGCCAATTTAGGAACAGAACTCCATACCACCGTTCCCGACGGAGCTTACTCGGGAGTGATTACCGTCTCCAAATCGGGAGGCTCTTGTCTGCCTGGTCTTAAAACAGGAACCAATTGTATCGGAACCGATTTTTTCGTAGATTGTTATGCGGTGACGAATAAACAGTATGGCGATGAAATCGAAATCAAACAAGGCCAAAGCCAAAATATCACTTTCGATGGCATTCAAACCAAAGCGTTTCGTTCCAACGTGATCACGGGCAGCGCCTCCATTACCATCGGTTGTGACAGTATCGTCACTTTAAGGGTATTCAGTAGAAGTTGCCAAGCAACGGATTATATACTTCAAAAAGATCCGACAGTTGCCATTCCCGGAGGTATCTCCACTCAGTTCTATTTGACTGCAGGTTCTGCGACCTGCGGAATCTCCATCTAA
- a CDS encoding VOC family protein codes for MIIVEGIGHVNIPVTQLDASIEFYREIFDFEVETKKDAEAILSLDSFKIRLVKSTISPDQTLAALSFVMDVDDFTEAITELEEKNVKIVRGPESTDSGESLTFADPNQNLIEIYYEN; via the coding sequence ATGATCATCGTAGAAGGCATCGGCCATGTCAACATTCCAGTTACCCAGCTAGACGCTTCCATTGAGTTCTACCGGGAAATTTTCGATTTCGAAGTAGAAACCAAAAAAGACGCTGAAGCCATTCTTTCCTTGGATTCTTTCAAAATTAGACTGGTTAAATCCACCATTAGCCCGGATCAAACCCTGGCTGCACTTAGCTTTGTAATGGATGTGGATGATTTTACCGAGGCGATCACAGAATTGGAAGAAAAGAACGTAAAAATCGTTCGAGGCCCTGAAAGTACTGATTCAGGAGAAAGCCTAACTTTCGCCGATCCCAACCAAAATTTAATCGAGATTTACTACGAAAACTAA
- a CDS encoding MFS transporter, producing MEKDLLHPDHHPLHTIQKEKAIIFILAALQFLHILDFVIMMPLGPVFKESFKITASQFGLLVASYTLSAGIFGLIGTFFLDRFDRKPALLIVYFGFALGTLLCAFAPTFNTLIIARIVAGGFGGAIGTLVLSIIGDIIPVFRRGKATGIVMSAFSLASVIGIPIGLSLANKFGWHSPFLGLATLSFLLLPIAYKVLPDIRIHLDNKNLDESKWASIRTVFTRKSHYFSFAFMSTLMFGGFTIIPFLAPFLVSNVGMTKEQLPYLYFFGGLFTFFTSRYIGILSDRYGKYNTYAVLAVLAVIPVSVITTLGKTPLAVTLTITTFFMIIVSGRMVPAFALVTSSVEPKIRGSFMSFNSAIQQFASALASILAGYILTEEPGGELVNFEIVGMIAVFCLLFSVYLASKITIPNDGHAVKR from the coding sequence ATGGAAAAAGATCTTCTTCATCCGGACCACCACCCCCTCCATACTATCCAAAAAGAAAAGGCGATCATCTTCATCTTGGCCGCTCTTCAGTTTTTACACATCCTGGACTTCGTGATTATGATGCCCCTCGGACCTGTGTTTAAGGAAAGCTTCAAAATTACTGCGTCTCAATTCGGGCTTCTTGTAGCTTCATACACATTAAGCGCGGGTATTTTCGGATTGATAGGCACTTTCTTCCTAGATCGCTTCGATCGCAAGCCCGCACTTCTGATCGTTTACTTCGGGTTCGCATTAGGGACGTTACTTTGTGCGTTCGCACCTACCTTCAACACTTTGATCATTGCACGGATTGTCGCAGGAGGATTCGGAGGTGCGATCGGAACTTTGGTACTGTCCATCATCGGAGATATTATTCCTGTTTTCCGTAGAGGAAAAGCGACAGGGATCGTGATGTCCGCATTTTCACTTGCTTCAGTAATCGGAATTCCTATCGGACTTTCTCTTGCCAATAAATTCGGATGGCATAGTCCTTTTTTGGGACTTGCAACCCTCAGTTTTCTATTATTACCGATCGCTTACAAAGTGTTGCCTGACATTCGGATACACTTGGATAATAAGAATCTGGATGAATCCAAATGGGCGTCCATTCGTACCGTTTTCACCAGAAAGTCCCATTATTTTTCTTTTGCGTTCATGAGCACGCTTATGTTCGGCGGTTTCACCATCATTCCGTTCCTTGCTCCTTTTTTGGTTTCCAATGTGGGAATGACAAAAGAACAACTTCCTTATCTTTATTTTTTCGGCGGGCTTTTTACTTTTTTCACAAGCCGCTATATAGGAATTCTATCCGATCGTTATGGAAAGTACAATACGTACGCTGTCCTTGCCGTTCTTGCCGTGATTCCTGTTTCCGTGATTACCACTTTAGGCAAAACTCCGTTAGCCGTTACATTGACCATTACGACTTTTTTCATGATTATTGTTTCCGGACGTATGGTGCCTGCATTTGCACTCGTTACATCCTCCGTAGAACCGAAAATCAGAGGAAGCTTTATGTCCTTCAACTCTGCAATTCAACAATTTGCTTCGGCTCTCGCTTCCATTCTCGCTGGTTATATTCTAACCGAGGAACCGGGAGGAGAATTGGTGAATTTTGAAATCGTAGGGATGATCGCAGTATTTTGCTTGTTGTTCAGTGTTTATCTGGCTTCGAAGATTACGATTCCAAATGACGGGCATGCTGTAAAAAGATAA
- a CDS encoding SDR family NAD(P)-dependent oxidoreductase → MKTVLITGASTGLGKDFAELFAKDGYSLILVARNKGKLESLKNEIKTKYGQESYVFVKDLSLPGSAKELFDEIKKKNLNIDSLVNNAGIGLNGAFAENEFQEETQMLQLNVVTLVELTHLVLPEMIKRKSGEILNIASTAAFQPGPYMSGYYASKAYVLSFSEGIAEEVNQYGIKVSTLCPGPTKTEFFNRADMNESKLASNPILTMDSKTVAKLGYKALKKGQVVKIAGFLNFLLAQSIRISPRFMIRKIAKGLNYIKK, encoded by the coding sequence ATGAAAACAGTTTTAATTACGGGAGCATCTACTGGTTTAGGAAAGGATTTTGCAGAACTTTTTGCAAAGGACGGATATTCCTTGATCCTTGTTGCTCGTAACAAAGGAAAATTGGAATCCTTAAAAAATGAAATCAAAACCAAATACGGACAAGAATCCTACGTATTCGTAAAAGATCTTTCCCTTCCCGGTTCTGCAAAAGAACTCTTCGATGAAATCAAAAAGAAAAATCTAAACATAGATAGTTTGGTGAATAATGCAGGCATCGGGTTAAACGGTGCATTCGCTGAAAATGAATTTCAGGAAGAAACCCAGATGCTTCAATTGAATGTAGTGACCCTGGTAGAATTAACTCATTTGGTATTACCCGAGATGATCAAACGAAAGTCAGGCGAAATTCTAAACATTGCATCGACAGCGGCTTTCCAACCAGGCCCTTACATGAGCGGCTATTATGCGTCCAAAGCTTACGTACTTTCTTTTTCGGAAGGAATCGCTGAAGAAGTAAACCAATACGGAATCAAAGTTTCCACACTTTGTCCCGGTCCTACCAAAACTGAATTTTTCAATCGTGCGGATATGAATGAAAGCAAACTAGCTTCCAATCCCATTTTGACAATGGATTCCAAAACAGTTGCCAAATTGGGATACAAGGCTCTGAAAAAAGGACAGGTAGTTAAAATCGCAGGTTTCTTGAATTTTCTATTGGCGCAATCCATCCGAATTTCACCCAGATTTATGATTCGTAAAATTGCAAAAGGTTTGAATTATATTAAAAAGTAA
- a CDS encoding pyridoxal phosphate-dependent aminotransferase, with protein sequence MKVSFSKKINDLGLGEEENLLSRIKKEKEKNKIQIIDLTISNPTQVGLDFPSGVFSHSLEKEPFSIYDPNPKGLLTARNAVVKEYLSRGTELNPNDLVLTSSTSEAYSFLFKLLCNPGDEILVPAPGYPLFHFLGELENVEVNEYDLLWDESGKSWEYSLTLMEKKLKPSTKAVLLVSPSNPTGSILKEKDWQDWFLWAEKKGIPLILDEVFASYIFEENKVQELNYYPITSKAPFFVLNGISKMLALPQMKLSWIHVQGNSDFKEKSLSGLEIISDTFLSVNTPIQHTLSDLFSWKSMIQNRILSRVRRNLEFAKTCFETEENNKPDNLQIHWTYGKAGWYGMLEIENSKLSDEEFAEQILSENNVYLHPGNWFGFPEDRTVLIVSLIVPEDQFQIGMKELASLCKNSRI encoded by the coding sequence ATGAAAGTTTCTTTTTCTAAAAAAATCAATGATCTGGGATTGGGAGAAGAAGAAAATCTTCTCTCCCGAATCAAAAAGGAAAAAGAAAAAAATAAAATCCAAATCATAGATCTTACGATTTCCAATCCCACTCAAGTGGGATTGGATTTTCCTTCCGGTGTTTTTTCCCACAGTCTGGAAAAAGAACCCTTCTCAATATACGATCCCAACCCAAAGGGACTACTAACAGCTCGCAATGCGGTAGTGAAAGAATATCTATCCCGTGGAACGGAATTAAATCCGAATGATTTGGTTTTAACGTCGAGTACTTCCGAAGCTTATAGTTTTTTATTCAAACTGCTTTGCAATCCGGGAGATGAAATTTTAGTCCCGGCTCCGGGTTATCCGTTATTTCATTTTTTAGGAGAACTGGAAAATGTGGAAGTAAACGAATACGATCTTCTTTGGGATGAATCCGGAAAATCCTGGGAGTATTCACTTACTCTGATGGAAAAGAAATTAAAGCCCTCCACAAAAGCAGTCTTGCTTGTTTCTCCCTCCAACCCCACAGGCTCGATTTTAAAAGAGAAGGATTGGCAGGATTGGTTTTTGTGGGCGGAAAAGAAAGGAATCCCTTTGATTTTGGATGAAGTTTTTGCTTCTTATATTTTTGAAGAAAACAAAGTACAAGAATTGAATTATTATCCCATTACTTCCAAAGCACCTTTCTTTGTATTAAATGGAATTTCCAAAATGTTGGCTTTGCCGCAGATGAAATTGAGTTGGATCCATGTTCAGGGAAATTCCGATTTCAAGGAAAAATCTTTAAGCGGTTTGGAAATCATTTCTGATACTTTTCTTTCCGTAAATACACCTATCCAACATACTTTAAGCGATTTATTTTCCTGGAAGTCAATGATCCAAAATCGAATCTTAAGTAGAGTTAGGCGAAACTTGGAATTTGCGAAAACCTGTTTTGAAACCGAAGAAAATAACAAGCCAGACAATTTGCAGATTCACTGGACTTATGGAAAAGCTGGCTGGTATGGAATGCTGGAAATTGAAAATTCAAAATTGTCCGACGAAGAATTCGCCGAACAAATATTAAGCGAAAATAATGTCTACCTGCATCCGGGAAACTGGTTCGGTTTTCCGGAAGATAGAACTGTTTTGATTGTCAGCTTGATTGTCCCGGAAGATCAATTTCAAATCGGCATGAAGGAACTTGCATCTCTTTGTAAAAATTCCAGAATTTGA